From one Coffea eugenioides isolate CCC68of chromosome 11, Ceug_1.0, whole genome shotgun sequence genomic stretch:
- the LOC113752769 gene encoding non-specific lipid-transfer protein 3-like, which yields MAKSSKLIKQTTLVVFMVMLVMGFWPGGQAQISCDTVSSNLYPCLSFVVNGGTLDPACCGGFKALVTLAKTNVDRQSICYCLKSLLSNAPNDDEIKNAGSIPGLCGVNLPYTISRDIDCSKHDVFDHDLHLILVPVTDGAMAQISCDTVKNDLSPCVSFIMNGGKVSPACCSGLNTLLSRAKTRTDRQSACSCLKSVVESATDDQLKNAAQIPHSCGVNLPFKISRDVDCSK from the exons ATggccaaatcatcaaaactcaTCAAGCAAACAACACTAGTGGTTTTCATGGTCATGCTGGTTATGGGGTTTTGGCCAGGAGGACAGGCACAAATTTCTTGTGATACGGTGTCCAGTAACCTCTATCCATGCCTCAGTTTTGTTGTTAATGGGGGTACACTCGACCCTGCTTGCTGCGGTGGATTTAAGGCTCTTGTTACATTGGCAAAAACCAACGTTGATCGTCAGAGTATATGTTATTGCCTGAAATCCCTTCTTTCAAATGCCCCTAATGATGATGAGATCAAGAATGCTGGTAGCATTCCTGGACTCTGTGGTGTTAATCTTCCCTACACCATCAGCCGTGATATCGACTGTTCAAA GCATGATGTATTTGACCATGATTTGCATCTGATTCTGGTGCCTGTAACTGATGGGGCTATG GCACAAATTTCTTGTGACACCGTCAAGAATGACTTATCTCCATGCGTTAGCTTTATCATGAATGGAGGAAAAGTTTCTCCTGCTTGCTGCAGTGGGCTTAATACTCTACTCAGCCGAGCAAAGACTAGAACTGATCGCCAGAGTGCTTGTTCCTGTTTGAAATCTGTTGTTGAAAGTGCTACTGATGATCAACTCAAGAATGCTGCTCAAATTCCTCATTCATGTGGTGTTAATCTGCCATTTAAAATCTCACGTGATGTCGACTGCTCAAAGTAA